The Metabacillus litoralis genome contains a region encoding:
- a CDS encoding YkvS family protein, with amino-acid sequence MKIAKVGSIIEFRDGLTGVVEKVNENSVIVDLTYMENFKDLDLDRRTVVNHKNYKIIKDSFS; translated from the coding sequence ATGAAGATCGCTAAAGTAGGTAGTATCATAGAATTCAGAGATGGTTTAACAGGTGTTGTTGAAAAGGTAAATGAAAATTCCGTCATTGTTGATTTAACATATATGGAAAATTTTAAAGACTTAGATCTTGATAGACGTACAGTTGTAAATCATAAAAACTATAAAATCATTAAAGACTCTTTTTCTTAA
- a CDS encoding DUF6254 family protein — translation MTQSKSQKERQWTVRKQSQNPHGKVKSFDQLLEEAGKKE, via the coding sequence ATGACACAATCAAAATCACAAAAAGAACGTCAATGGACGGTTCGAAAACAATCTCAAAATCCTCACGGTAAAGTAAAATCATTTGATCAGCTTTTAGAAGAAGCAGGTAAAAAAGAATAG
- the queF gene encoding preQ(1) synthase encodes MAGRKSDELNDVTLLGNQGVNYLFEYSPQILETFDNKHPNRDYFVKFNCPEFTSLCPITNQPDFATIYISYIPDIKMVESKSLKLYLFSFRNHGDFHEDCMNIIMNDLIELMDPRYIEVWGKFTPRGGISIDPYTNYGKPGTKYEKMAEYRMMNHDLYPETVDNR; translated from the coding sequence ATGGCTGGAAGAAAAAGCGATGAATTAAATGATGTTACGTTACTAGGGAATCAAGGAGTAAACTATTTGTTTGAATATTCACCACAAATTTTAGAAACTTTTGATAATAAACATCCGAATCGTGATTACTTTGTAAAGTTTAATTGTCCGGAGTTTACTTCATTATGTCCGATTACGAATCAACCTGATTTTGCCACAATATATATTAGCTATATTCCTGATATTAAAATGGTTGAAAGCAAATCTTTAAAATTATATTTATTTAGCTTTAGAAACCATGGTGACTTTCACGAAGATTGTATGAATATTATTATGAATGATTTAATTGAGTTAATGGATCCACGATATATCGAAGTGTGGGGTAAGTTTACACCACGTGGTGGGATTTCAATTGATCCTTATACGAATTATGGTAAGCCTGGCACAAAGTATGAGAAAATGGCTGAATACCGTATGATGAATCATGATCTATATCCAGAAACAGTTGATAATCGATAG
- a CDS encoding hemolysin family protein — MDIVNLLLVAILIALTGFFVASEFAIIRIRSSRIDQLIAEGNKKASAAKKVINNLDEYLSACQLGITITALGLGWLGEPTIEHMLKPVFQQYDLPSSVSTVLSFSIAFVTITFLHVVVGELAPKTVAIQKAEAVSLWFAKPLMAFYIIMYPFIWALNGSARFITGLFGFKPVSEHEMAHSEEELRIILSESYKSGEINQSEFKYVNKIFEFDNRIAKEIMVPRTEIVSLSIDAQIQEQLEIIKDEKYTRYPIVDGDKDHIVGIVNIKEIFTDLIHFENQKTFTIDKYVRPIIQVIESIPIHELLLKMQRERIHMAILIDEYGGTAGLVTVEDILEEIVGEIRDEFDADEVPLVQKLNDTKYIIDGKVLVSEINELLGLDIDDSDVDTIGGWVLTEQYDIKKGDFIEFGSHMFKVHDMENHHIRSLEITKIPQVLPNPALLDKEVATS; from the coding sequence TTGGACATAGTAAATTTGTTGCTTGTTGCAATTTTAATCGCTCTTACGGGTTTTTTCGTTGCTTCTGAATTTGCGATCATTAGAATTAGGAGCTCTCGTATTGACCAATTAATTGCAGAAGGAAACAAAAAGGCAAGTGCCGCGAAGAAAGTCATTAATAACCTTGATGAATATCTCTCGGCTTGTCAATTAGGAATAACTATTACTGCGCTTGGTTTAGGTTGGTTAGGCGAACCAACCATAGAACACATGTTAAAACCAGTGTTTCAGCAGTATGATCTCCCTTCATCCGTGTCAACAGTGTTATCATTTTCAATTGCGTTTGTGACGATTACATTTTTGCATGTTGTTGTAGGTGAATTAGCTCCAAAAACAGTAGCCATACAAAAGGCTGAAGCTGTTAGTTTATGGTTTGCTAAGCCATTAATGGCATTCTATATTATAATGTACCCATTTATTTGGGCTTTAAACGGATCTGCTCGATTTATTACAGGATTATTTGGTTTCAAGCCTGTATCAGAACATGAAATGGCTCATAGTGAAGAAGAGCTTAGAATCATTCTTTCTGAAAGTTATAAAAGTGGTGAAATTAATCAATCTGAATTTAAGTATGTGAATAAAATATTTGAATTTGATAACCGAATTGCGAAGGAAATTATGGTGCCCAGAACGGAGATTGTTTCGTTATCGATTGATGCACAAATTCAAGAGCAATTAGAAATTATCAAGGACGAAAAATATACACGATATCCAATTGTAGATGGCGATAAAGATCATATCGTTGGAATTGTTAATATTAAAGAAATATTTACTGACTTAATTCACTTCGAAAATCAAAAAACGTTTACAATTGATAAATACGTAAGACCGATCATTCAGGTGATCGAATCAATACCTATACATGAATTATTGCTTAAAATGCAAAGAGAAAGAATTCATATGGCCATACTAATTGATGAATATGGTGGTACAGCCGGGCTTGTCACAGTTGAGGATATTCTAGAAGAAATTGTTGGAGAAATACGTGATGAGTTCGATGCTGACGAAGTTCCACTTGTTCAAAAATTAAATGATACAAAATATATCATTGATGGCAAAGTATTAGTAAGCGAAATAAATGAGTTATTAGGTCTTGATATCGATGATTCTGATGTTGATACAATTGGCGGGTGGGTACTAACAGAACAATATGACATCAAAAAAGGCGACTTTATCGAATTTGGATCACATATGTTTAAAGTACACGACATGGAAAACCATCACATTCGTTCCTTAGAAATAACAAAGATTCCACAGGTTTTACCTAATCCAGCGCTGCTTGATAAGGAAGTAGCCACTTCATAA
- the queE gene encoding 7-carboxy-7-deazaguanine synthase QueE: MKKIPVLEIFGPTIQGEGMVIGQKTMFVRTAGCDYSCSWCDSAFTWDGSAKDDIRQMTAADIWTELVELGQDRFSHVTISGGNPALLGNLQELISLLKEKGIKIAIETQGSKYQEWLKDIDDLTISPKPPSSGMKTDFEKLDFIITELDRLKRSQFISLKVVIFNKEDIQYAKNVHLRYPDLPFYLQVGNDDVLGGNTEKLVQNLLGKYEWLIDQVIEDKELNSVRVLPQLHTLVWGNKRGV, translated from the coding sequence ATGAAGAAAATTCCTGTATTAGAAATTTTTGGCCCTACCATACAAGGTGAGGGGATGGTCATAGGTCAAAAAACAATGTTTGTTCGAACAGCTGGGTGTGATTATTCATGTAGTTGGTGTGATTCAGCTTTTACATGGGATGGATCAGCTAAAGATGATATTAGACAAATGACAGCTGCTGATATTTGGACGGAACTAGTTGAATTAGGCCAAGACCGGTTTTCACATGTGACGATATCAGGAGGAAATCCAGCATTGCTTGGAAATCTTCAAGAGCTTATCTCTTTATTGAAGGAAAAAGGGATAAAAATAGCTATTGAAACTCAAGGTAGCAAATACCAAGAGTGGCTGAAGGATATTGATGATTTAACCATATCTCCAAAGCCACCTAGCTCAGGAATGAAAACAGACTTTGAAAAACTAGACTTTATTATTACTGAATTAGATAGATTAAAAAGATCTCAATTTATTAGTTTAAAAGTTGTTATTTTTAATAAGGAAGACATTCAGTATGCTAAAAATGTTCATCTTCGCTACCCAGACCTTCCATTTTATCTTCAAGTAGGAAATGATGATGTGCTAGGAGGAAACACGGAAAAGCTTGTGCAGAACCTTTTAGGAAAATATGAGTGGCTAATTGACCAAGTGATAGAGGATAAAGAGCTAAATTCTGTGCGAGTGTTGCCACAACTTCATACACTGGTCTGGGGAAATAAACGAGGTGTTTAA
- the queC gene encoding 7-cyano-7-deazaguanine synthase QueC — MKNEKAVVVFSGGQDSTTCLFWALKQFKEVVAVTFNYNQRHSLEIDVAKSIAEELNVKHHILDMDLLNQLAPNALTRADIEIEQKDGELPSTFVPGRNLLFLSFATILANQIGAKHIVTGVCETDFSGYPDCRDAFVKSCNVTLNLALDKPFVIHTPLMWINKAETWKLADELGALDFVREKTLTCYNGVIAEGCGECPACELRRKGLEEYLVEKGVSVK, encoded by the coding sequence ATGAAAAATGAAAAAGCAGTTGTTGTTTTCAGTGGTGGACAAGATAGTACAACATGCTTATTTTGGGCGCTAAAGCAATTTAAGGAAGTCGTGGCTGTAACGTTTAATTATAATCAACGCCACAGCTTAGAAATTGACGTTGCAAAATCTATTGCTGAGGAACTTAATGTTAAGCATCATATTTTAGATATGGATTTATTAAATCAGCTTGCACCTAATGCGTTAACAAGAGCGGATATTGAAATTGAACAAAAAGATGGTGAGCTTCCATCTACTTTTGTACCAGGTCGTAATCTACTATTTTTATCGTTTGCAACGATTTTGGCAAATCAAATAGGAGCAAAACATATTGTAACAGGCGTGTGTGAAACTGATTTTAGCGGTTACCCAGATTGTCGAGATGCATTTGTTAAATCATGTAATGTAACATTAAACTTAGCCCTGGATAAGCCATTTGTTATCCATACACCGCTAATGTGGATTAATAAAGCGGAAACTTGGAAGTTGGCTGACGAGCTTGGCGCATTAGATTTTGTGCGAGAAAAAACATTAACATGCTATAACGGTGTGATAGCAGAAGGCTGTGGTGAGTGTCCAGCTTGTGAGTTAAGAAGAAAGGGACTTGAGGAATATCTAGTTGAAAAAGGAGTGAGTGTTAAATGA
- the queD gene encoding 6-carboxytetrahydropterin synthase QueD, translated as MIQQIYPQVQHSYQFELNKDMHIAAAHYIPHEDAGKCQKVHGHTYFVNITIAGDELDESGFLVNFASLKKLIHNRFDHSLLNDHTDLFSEEDPNYFPTTEGVARAIYQVIQNELDTKANQPQCVQVFVRETPTSYVVFRPKRKEG; from the coding sequence ATGATTCAGCAGATCTATCCGCAGGTTCAGCATTCTTATCAATTTGAGTTAAACAAAGATATGCATATAGCAGCAGCACATTATATCCCTCATGAAGATGCTGGGAAATGTCAGAAGGTACATGGACACACCTATTTTGTCAATATTACAATTGCTGGTGATGAACTTGATGAATCAGGTTTCCTTGTAAATTTTGCCTCATTAAAGAAACTGATTCATAACCGCTTTGATCATTCGCTCTTAAACGATCATACTGATCTTTTTTCAGAGGAAGATCCTAACTACTTCCCAACAACAGAAGGAGTAGCCAGAGCCATTTATCAAGTAATTCAAAATGAGCTTGATACAAAAGCGAATCAACCACAATGTGTTCAAGTTTTTGTAAGAGAAACACCTACAAGTTATGTTGTGTTCCGTCCCAAGCGCAAGGAGGGATAA
- a CDS encoding DUF2254 domain-containing protein gives MSLKQLIIRIRSSFWYLPTVYGVFAFILAVLSMFLDRYLMNQPFHTKIPELFLSDMNLAQTILSSLATSLLTMTTITFSSILVVLTTYLSQFSPRTLQNFITDHHTQRVLGIFIGGFIYTIILLLLVRKNDNSTLFIVPTLAIFVSIICLGMFVFFIHHVTTWIKVSNLIFNITKKTITSIHKHFIDEQDFREDPPWENWEYDEIQTVKPYSLYSNRSGYIEYIELEKIISQASKDDLIIKLEQDLGKYVDEDTVLFSIWGLKDTSKSKMFLTFITISSDQEPVQDVHFGLQKLVEIALRAVSPGINDPYTAINSINHLAKILSLLGKKHLATPFHYDEHHQLRLIFEKPSFDDYLYECFYQIRYYAREDVSVMASVLKALAFIAQGNSQFIRNSVWDFSFYILEGLNEVKWLSKDRDFLNKLLKSIAKECNKQKKIQELLLKER, from the coding sequence TTGTCGCTAAAACAACTCATCATTCGAATTCGATCAAGCTTTTGGTATTTGCCAACAGTATATGGAGTTTTTGCTTTTATCTTGGCCGTCTTGAGCATGTTTTTAGACCGCTACCTGATGAATCAACCCTTTCACACAAAAATTCCAGAGCTATTTCTATCTGATATGAACCTTGCACAAACAATCTTAAGTTCTTTAGCAACTTCTTTACTAACAATGACAACGATTACGTTTTCATCAATTCTTGTTGTTTTAACAACCTATTTATCACAATTTTCTCCCAGAACATTACAAAATTTTATTACTGATCATCATACCCAGCGTGTACTCGGAATTTTTATTGGAGGTTTTATCTATACGATTATTTTATTATTGTTAGTACGAAAAAATGATAACAGCACACTTTTTATTGTTCCAACTCTAGCTATATTCGTGTCAATCATTTGCTTGGGAATGTTTGTCTTTTTTATTCATCATGTTACAACATGGATAAAAGTAAGTAACTTAATTTTTAATATCACGAAAAAAACAATTACGTCAATTCATAAGCATTTTATTGATGAGCAGGATTTCAGGGAAGACCCTCCATGGGAGAATTGGGAGTATGATGAAATTCAAACAGTCAAGCCTTACTCCCTTTACAGCAACCGTTCGGGATATATTGAGTATATTGAACTTGAAAAAATTATTTCTCAAGCATCAAAAGATGATTTGATCATAAAACTTGAACAAGATCTTGGTAAGTATGTTGATGAAGATACCGTTCTTTTTTCAATCTGGGGACTTAAAGATACCTCAAAATCAAAAATGTTTTTAACTTTTATTACGATTTCATCCGATCAAGAGCCTGTTCAGGATGTTCATTTTGGTTTACAAAAATTAGTTGAAATTGCACTAAGAGCTGTTTCTCCAGGAATCAACGATCCTTATACAGCGATAAATAGTATCAATCACTTAGCAAAAATATTGTCCTTATTAGGTAAAAAACATTTAGCTACACCTTTTCATTATGATGAACATCACCAATTACGATTGATTTTTGAAAAGCCATCTTTTGATGATTATTTATATGAATGCTTTTATCAAATTCGTTATTATGCTAGAGAGGATGTTTCAGTTATGGCTTCAGTTTTAAAAGCCCTGGCATTTATTGCACAAGGAAATTCACAATTTATTAGAAACTCTGTTTGGGATTTTTCCTTTTATATATTGGAAGGATTAAACGAAGTAAAATGGTTGTCGAAAGATCGGGATTTTTTAAATAAGCTATTAAAATCAATAGCAAAAGAATGTAATAAACAAAAAAAAATACAAGAGTTACTTCTCAAAGAAAGGTGA